The stretch of DNA CTCCAAAAAGTAGATCAGGTGGTTCACCAAGCAGCAACTGTTTGTACACAACAACAACTAATAATTAGTACAAAACTATATCTATAAATTAATCATGCTTTTATTAGAGATATAGTTAATTAATAGCTTGTTATAGTTCGTTACTAACTTGCTCTTTATACATAAATAAATGGAcgtatacataaaataaaacttaacTTTGGTTGTTGAACGACTCAACATTAGATGTTTAATCCCAGAGAGAGCATTGAGGAGGTCATGTAACGAGATGACGGAACCAGTCGACCGTGCAAAGACATCAAGATAAGCTGCCGCCACATTGTGCAAGTTGTACATGCTGAAAACATTGCCGAATGTGATTTTCCTAACTATAAGGCACTCAAGATCCGGTGCATCTATCTCAAGGGAAGCTCCAACGTCAGTCTTAGTGCCAATTCTCAGCCTTTTCAAGGACGGTGGGACACAAACTTTGTCGAAGCATACCGGACGAAAGTGAAGATCCAGAACTTCGATGATGGGGCAACCATAGAGAAGTGCATTCAGAGAAGGCACTTCCACTAAACCAATGTTGATTATCATTTTCTTTAGTGACGGCAATCTAACTGTTGTAGAGCTTAGCACTCTTACACTAATTCCACCCGCAAGACTGAGGAACAAACAAGTACTGTTATATTAGAATTCAtgaaacaaaattcaaatatactAGTTTTTGCTTTTGAACTTTCTTgtacttattattttttatttcatttttttttcgtttAACATAATATAGTTATTTAGTTTCCGCCGCTATTAGCGACGACTAGTCTCCAAATTCTTTTCATACACCGAGACAAAAATTGAACCCTTGACCTTAATGGGCCCAAGCCCTTTCATTATTGgtcttgtacttttttttttttgtcaagtagtctagtggctagaaaatccaccttaaaggtgaattaGTGGAGTGTCACGGGTTCGAACTCGGGCTCCTCCACATAAAGTGCGATGTtcttaccaactgagctaagctcacggtcACGGGGACAACAATTTGTTCATCGTGTAAATTGTTATTAAATGTGTGTAATATTATTGGCCTAATGCATCCATGAGTACTTTAAGTTCTGCGCTCGTAACTGTTAGATAAAAAATAAGTCTTaagtttaagttttttaggtaacaaataggtctttaaattttttagctaACAAATCAGTCATTTAAGTTTCTAACTTGTTGCACGGCTACCGTTCTTCCTGTTATCCTCCCTTCCAATTAGGCCTCAATTGTCTAGACTCATGGTTCACATTAGATTGAGCCTCAAATTCATCATGGTTAACATCAAAATTAGCAGTCATGTCAGTGTAAACTTAAGATAACAAATAGTACAACaagttaaaaacttaaaataactACTTGTTATCTGGAAAACATGAAACCTAATTGTTACACACgcaaaatttcaaaaacccATGAATGCATTTGGCCAATATTATATTTCCCTAAGCGTAAAACAAAATTGATTCAATACCTGAGTGAAACGAGATTATGAGAAGTGAAGAGGGTTTGAGGGAGCTTGAAATAGGATCCTTGATCATCTTCATTGAGTGTTAGGTTGAGTTCTTCAAGGTAGGGACCAATGACAGAACGAACCCAAGTGTCAACTGAAACTCTCCGAAATTGATCGTGTGAAACGACGTAAGCACATTCCAGAGTCATCTTCTTAATGCCGCGGGGATTACGGAGAAGGTTGAGGACGCCGTTAACCATAACAGCGAAGCTTTTGAATCGTTCAGAATGGTGGTAGTGATAATAATGGGAATCGTCCTTGAAATCGAGAACCGATAGATGCTGCCAAAGGTGTTGCCATCTGCTCGATAAAATGCTTGTTTGAACGGAGATTTTGGTTGGAAGGAAAGATAGGATGCGAGTCAGTACACAGTCAGGTAGATCACTGATTCTGTCTTGGATTTTTGTTTCTAGTTTTTGCAGTTTGTTGGAGGACGACGACTCTGCCATTGTTTTCGCCAAACCCTCACTTCCTTTGTAGCTTGCTATATACTACTCGtgttaatataagaaaatttatgtgacgtaaaaaaaataaacaaataaataggGGTGGCAAAGTGGGCATGCCCGCACGGATTAGGCCCGCTCCGTTTAAGCCCGCCCAAAAGCGGGGCGGGGCGGGGAAACTTAGGTGTTCGGGTTCAACAACTCAAGCCCGCCCGTTTATTGGCGAGTTGGTGggttggcgggccggcccgccaaatactttttttttttttaatagtttgaattataatttcACAATTCTTACCTACTagttgatgttaaaaaaaatactagcagATTGCATTGAGAGAAGATTGTGAAGTTAAGCAGATTGAATTATAACTTCACAATTCCTTAAAATTCTTACTTCCTATTTTTAAACTAACAGAAAATAGGGATAATTAAGAGTTGAGAGAAGATTGCAACAGAGAATAGAGATAATTAAACTAACcaaaacattaattaagttaataagtaattccttacaattacccttaattaaactaacacttacaattacccttaattaaactaacagaaacatcaactaagttaataagtaattcattacaatataagataaaatgataaatactaGCATAAAGGGAGCACGACGGCGGATGAAATGAATGAGTGAAACAAACAACCCTAATTTTTGCAGAAAAAGAAACGTGAAGTTTcatatgagagaaaaatattaCTGGATTGAGATTTAGGCTACTCCAATTTtcagtaaaagtaaaaaaaatataaaaaattaaaaagcccGCGGGCTAACCCGGCCCGTCCCACCCCGCCCCGTTTTTTAGGCGGGTTAGGCGGGGGCGGACCACCTTAAGGTAGCGAGCCGAAAGCCTCAGCCCGGCCCGCCAAAAATGGCGGGTCAAACGGGTCGGCCGGCGAGCCGGCCCGTTTTGCCACccctacaaataaataaatacgttgctttttttgaaccaaaaacAAACATTGCTTAGTCACTTAATTAtatgatggaaaaaaaattgatgtggcGGTTCAGTCATTTAAGTGACTTGTCATATCAGCGTTAacttgataaattttttttgacattttgcAAAAGGAATAAACATAAGGTGTTAAACTGCGAGGAACTGGTTTAATATCGTTATGGAGGTGGAATTTGTCCGAATCGTTGAGTGTGAACGAAGCCCATCAGCTTACTGAATTATAAGGTCTGTTCGATGGTTTTTCCCTTCATAACAATAATTACGATCAGTGACGCTGAATTCCGGATTCGAATGGATTGTTCACAGTTAAATCCTGTTACACAAATTTATTAGACCTGCGGCAGGTCGAGCTTCAAGATGCTCATGTGTTCGAGGCTATTTAGCGCCTATGAAAATCGGATGTTCCTTCGAAAATAAATGTTTTGGGTTGAAGGTTATTattaaggacaaaacttagataTTGTGCTAAGAGTCCTATTGAAAATCCTATTCCCAATCACAATAGAACACGTGTGCACTTTATCCACTTCAGCAAACAGATTAATGTCACGTTAACGGTTGGATCGGAAAAGAAAAGTCAATTTTTCTCTTCCAATTATTTTCTGCTTACATAGCCTATATCTTACTATCACCATTCCTATCTCTCATATTGAATCCCCAATTGCAGACTTTAATTCtcacacaaaacaaaaatcataacaatatcCTTAATGAATTAGTCACTAcccacttttcttgcttttgatatttttctcttttcatacGTTTATTTTTAAGATTTGATGAACTCAGGCTATAATTTCCATGGATTTGTTTACCGGATGACCTTTTATAATGTTTTCCATACGTTAGTGGTACCCAGCGGTAGTGGTGATATGGGGTTCATCAGCGAGGCTTGAACTTGTTAGTTTACACGTGTTCTATTGTGATTGGGAACATGATCAACATGATTTTTAGTACAATacctaagttttgtcctattaGTAAACATATTATCAATAGGAGCACCGAGGTATTTTGACTTATCATCACGAATTATCTTGTGTCTTTTGTTTTCAATAACTTGAGGACGAAAaacatcttttcttttcatgtccTTTTAGTAAGGGAGtatgaaacaaaattttatCTTGATTAGGGACATCTTTACGAACCGGAATCAAAGCTAGAgatcatttcattttatttggtGATTTGGTCAAAATGAAAGACAAAGGTCGTGTCCAGTACTCGGTATGGTTGGCAACCACTTGGAATATTTGGAATTTTcgcaataaaataatttttaagggCAATATATACCAGATGTTTCATCATTATTGGAGACAATCAAACTTCATTCTTGGTTGTGGTTCACTAGTCAGTATGGGCGTAGAACTTGTACTCATTTTCCTTTTTGGTGTTTAAATCATATGTCTTGTATTCTAAGCATTTAATTTAGTGCTCtttgttgtaagggtttgagtaccccttatactcccttataatacatttttgcttataaaaaaaaaataagggatcaaaagtgctattttgaagcATAGGAAGCAAAAATTGCAACTTTTTGAAAGTTTGGgagttaaaagtgcaatttagccattaatttaagggtcttgttaacatgtgccctaagggcacatgttaagatatcccaatatagaaaatcaacatttaatgatacaagaaatttaatgcttcaaaagttaaaatacacaagttagcatttaataatttccatttttacttccttaacatgtgccttaagggcacatgttaacattctccttaattTAACAAAAGCATATAAACATATTGGACAAggacaacaaaatcaaaatgattCGAATAATACgggcaaaaaacaaaaatataatattggtTAAGTAAAAATTATGTATCGATCTCATATTGAATTTGATGGTTACTATTAATAATTTTCGTTTCTCGCAATAATTATCAGTTATCACTTGATACACTCtcttgctatatatatatatatatatatatatatatatatagagagagagagagagagagagagagagcgcAAAACTCATTGTGTGAACTGCCAAACTATAGCAAAAGAGTTATTCAAAGTTCATTGTGTTTATTATCAGCACTTGAAACTGAATAAGCAAAACTTACATGTCTCTTGTAAGACTAGGTCAATGACAACCGTCAAAATATAATCTGATTTCCATCAGGTTCGATATCTTCTTTTGTCAATTTTGGTGGGCTAAGTCTATgcagagcaaaaaaaaataactctgactttaaatggggctcccgcaagtgggcggtgggattggtccccttagattagtcggtcctggggccggataccaagttttcaaaattaaaaaataaaataaaaaatctgatttCCCTTATGAAAATTCataacaaaaatgataaaattccAATATTGAACCCACTAATTTATTGCATAATAAATATCCCTAGTAATTTAAAATGTACAATACTTACGGTGAAAGAAACTCATAATTGATCCacgaacataaaaaatttacttgATTCACATATGGTAATATGGCAACAGTCAAATTGAATGcaacactagtagaaaaatgacttttggataagggattccactactggtatgtgaataccagtagtgaaacacatttaaccaaaggattccactactgatatttgaataccagtagtgaaaagttcatagacaagggatttcactactggttttcttaaatcagtagtgaaaagtagacacggtggcattgttgtaattacgttgaaatttgttttaattgaatttcactactgatttagtattcacccgtagtggaatcccttaACTGAGaattaattatatgttgttCTTTTCATTCAATTCATTCACGCAGCGTTCGTTTTTTCATCCAAACGCAGCGAAACGCATAGTGAGCTAgacttcgtcttcttcgtcccACAAATCCCAAATCGTGACTTCGAAATCCCAAATCATGGCATAAAACTCTTTGAAATCCCTAAAGCCCAAATCCCTAAATCCCAAATCACAGAAAACACAtaaaattcttctctttgaaaCCCTAAATCCCTAAATCGTCTTCTTCGATCTCTTTGAAACCCCAAACCGTATTCCTTCTCCCACCCTCCGCCGCCGTCGCCGTCAGTACCAGGTTGTCGGGAGAGGTTTTCCAAACGGAATCAGATCCACACCCAAAGATTTTTCGTTTGAAGCTTTGGGCTACCAATGAAGTTCGTGCTAAGTCCAAGTTTTGGTAATCAAAATAAAtctcatttcaattttttgatgattgtaatttttaattttttttttcattttttggtttatgatttgttgtagttagATCTATAGTGTAATATTGGATTTTTAttgatgtattaattttttagatttttgaaattgaagttgaatatttttgtttttaattttgggtTTATTGATTTTGACTAGGTATTTTATAATGGTTGTGAATTGCAACCTGGTCCATATGAGCAGTTGTTGAACAGGGTTGAAGCGTGTGCTATTGATACATGGCCTCAATTGGTAACAATTTCTATTCCTCTTTAGTAAACTATGAAATTAATTAACTTGAAATTAACATGCATTTATAGACTTAGTACTGGTCATTGTCCAATCAGAGTCAGTTAAATGTTGGAAATAGCTTTTG from Trifolium pratense cultivar HEN17-A07 linkage group LG5, ARS_RC_1.1, whole genome shotgun sequence encodes:
- the LOC123887503 gene encoding F-box/FBD/LRR-repeat protein At4g26340-like, with the protein product MAESSSSNKLQKLETKIQDRISDLPDCVLTRILSFLPTKISVQTSILSSRWQHLWQHLSVLDFKDDSHYYHYHHSERFKSFAVMVNGVLNLLRNPRGIKKMTLECAYVVSHDQFRRVSVDTWVRSVIGPYLEELNLTLNEDDQGSYFKLPQTLFTSHNLVSLSLAGGISVRVLSSTTVRLPSLKKMIINIGLVEVPSLNALLYGCPIIEVLDLHFRPVCFDKVCVPPSLKRLRIGTKTDVGASLEIDAPDLECLIVRKITFGNVFSMYNLHNVAAAYLDVFARSTGSVISLHDLLNALSGIKHLMLSRSTTKLLLGEPPDLLFGEFRYLIHLDLKFPWFNSNSLLSLLHKCPLLQVLIIQNVKFKEQRPILGCAPQPSVPNCLVSHLNFIQFKGCQGYEDELFFIEYVLQNGLVLETMNVADISLDLQTKYDLLKRLFNVRKACEMCQFTFDTAVYPKKQLCLLKYPK